Proteins from one Oncorhynchus masou masou isolate Uvic2021 chromosome 12, UVic_Omas_1.1, whole genome shotgun sequence genomic window:
- the alkbh4 gene encoding alpha-ketoglutarate-dependent dioxygenase alkB homolog 4 — translation MATEIHHANCGCKGIRTCLLCESVNGNGLLSENGQPIRHDFMYDPLLRRAVRNYGGQQLSFPFPGIFLWNNFISEEEENELITDMDLNVWRESQSGRRKQDFGPKVNFKKHKVRLGGFCGLPPISRKLVLRMSQEPVLAGFQPVEQCNLDYHPQRGSAIDPHLDDSWLWGERLVTVNLLSDTTLTMSLEEGLTELGPGGVRVSVHLPCRSLVVVYSEARHRWKHAIHRHDIHERRVCSTYRELSAEFMSGGEQQNMGSQLLDIALSFEGTPI, via the exons ATGGCGACGGAAATTCACCATGCCAATTGTGGTTGTAAGGGGATTCGAACTTGTTTATTGTGTGAGAGCGTGAATGGAAATGGACTATTATCGGAGAATGGTCAACCG ATACGACACGATTTTATGTACGACCCATTGCTGAGACGAGCTGTGCGCAATTATGGTGGGCAGCAGCTGTCTTTTCCCTTCCCTGGAATCTTTTTGTGGAATAACTTCAtatcagaagaggaggagaatgagtTGATAACCGATATGGACCTCAACGTCTGGAGAGAGTCACAGTCTGGTCGACGGAAACAG GACTTTGGGCCTAAAGTGAACTTCAAAAAACACAAAGTGCGTCTTGGTGGCTTCTGCGGCCTGCCTCCAATCAGCCGTAAACTGGTGCTACGGATGTCCCAGGAGCCGGTCCTAGCCGGGTTTCAACCAGTGGAGCAGTGCAACCTGGATTACCACCCCCAGCGTGGGTCTGCTATTGATCCCCACCTGGATGACAGCTGGCTGTGGGGGGAGCGTCTGGTCACTGTCAACCTGCTCTCAGACACCACTCTCACAATGTCCCTGGAGGAGGGCCTGACAGAACTAGGACCGGGGGGGGTCCGAGTGTCTGTGCACCTTCCCTGCAGATCCCTTGTGGTGGTATACAGCGAAGCACGTCACAGATGGAAACATGCCATCCATAGACATGACATCCATGAGCGCAGGGTGTGCAGTACCTACAGGGAGCTGTCTGCTGAGTTCATGTCTGGGGGAGAGCAGCAAAACATGGGCTCCCAACTGCTGGACATAGCTCTGAGCTTTGAGGGTACACCGATATAG